From the Manis javanica isolate MJ-LG chromosome 11, MJ_LKY, whole genome shotgun sequence genome, one window contains:
- the SYTL2 gene encoding synaptotagmin-like protein 2 isoform X5: MSGQWFYEAKSKRHRDRIHGTDIIRASMRKKRLQVAAEQNKDRTNGAKESWVDNVNKDTFLPPELTGVVEELEEDVAPASPSSSWANPAPTMIDMSREHTRKLAVSPAKQRKNPFNSSQLPDDHLSQHTKNEQWFPKNGRTGFFQTSKEGALSQSKEKLSVLDISSQKSEEPKQIFPSPENGSQIKAPIPKARKMIYKAHDSKQDGHQPFPRQSADSLHPRGAPRGILKRNSSSSSTDSETVRFPQNFEPKSKIVSPGLTIHERISEKEHSLEDDSSSNSLEPLKHVRFSAVQDEPQQSPGLIHGHEVGEFSVLESDRLKNGTEDGGDIDEFWGDPKPSQNRKPLSSRQSALSPRASQSEAHQPTSSDSSPINGYHSPSEVLTTRPPSIENLLTISEYKAKSSELSRLESELSKSPADELPCVEPEPPQVPDCSSRDHQQGKPLLLQALKAKTSSRSGPHTTEIRKTTDDSISKVLDWFNRSSHSDDNESLLQHPHRVEPKEKTDSKPQIAIALVTDDTSLKGDDAKAPLSTKVESTSVGSESALQVEGNMLPSENCQDNNVNIKPKSINLSRQGQGKECPGTLQAFEICSPNQGIKPMDSSQTDNTEGNGVLPPASNYSYSALKGSDAEDQLLSNSKDVGSLDEDEPKLHVYEKKRENSKLNFDSSMTDKEPRLKDNMKAERVSEGGDAYIPKALLEPENIVSPPGAANGKPPWKKTEAQLQQDTHELPKYQVQREKYKRVSDRISFWEGEKAAAKLTHKEPIPSCSQRSPSAEAHQPVKPMDSLSSGQSKYNQATAKQVVLHKDGQAAHLSSFYPSNKPKETRPQISGPSKNYPSADQSGKVSLFQNKRHEPIQRLPVADSLHSGRDIALPALRHPSNVGNEIHTPLEKDHSLIGELNPNFKVMALKERMDEPNTEQIYNHSQFENLRKFWDLGANPNSQDNVEKNTTMTNQKKYVPFSSQKHKEFSGMTSSEKNVHEVEMLSLQKVPAREEIEKLNSKCTVEVLPDETTFPLRPPGKSAHLLPGNEPSKENVKTNTEWIVTPVFKEEKDYSDQEIQESMVKTSVLPKDYKDTFNDSSQKLLSEASSPAIQPSDGKAHGKPVLEPGGSENRTGSQKTDFANTEEEAKGHKEIINEHVAKTVAPPKFKLDTLTTSLDKLLKEATGTLPSPLQTKLEPVTTSNNSEPEESRVSEKGIEWSHSASVYQKEIKVPFLKGEETLENTVLPPKVQSGECQLNMENLFQMAAEGSHPLDQTCHLHRKGSFEDVATSPQDMPSSSITHLAPQDKALHSQREISETVEKVILPSKPVLEDVNAVLQKLLKEAWLSCPVGREIVPGKVKAEFPEGVQAAGSPPNSLGVIPPWATMNITVPDRKDLYSLRVLPNETQEAGSHLAAQISPSVQMLSSLGLAVAQYGKELPQEVAEIVRETIIQPKSGHDEFSAGLDKLLKETIGTPSSKFESGTGTLSPSKVIGSTEVPRRAAPGFHPEEIQETVKKSEAPSIMETAFDTGFEKLFKETSEAPYFQLQVSVKEGTPEKGPPQSGQASFLGTVPQFFWAASEASEMKLKNVFKPQADQCDKMLGGDKPVTGLSVDLSGSESGVEIPGTPQLCVDHKIGTRGTMKPTEGRDSESEAAGVREGSFREPGFEEFPITISMSRYRQPIPFLMNRESPAKTSGVELILAPPCKRQEEEKGFSDSDFSDGNIGSNSGSWRNTSSSEEEPSPVLKALERSAARKMPSKSLEDISSDSSNQAKVDNLPEELVHSAEDDQKADQEPDTNECIPGISTVPSQPDNQFSHPDKLKRMSKSVPAFLQDESDDRETDTASESSYQLSRHKKSPSSLTNLSSSSGMTSLSSVSGSVMSVYSGDFGNLEVKGSIQFAVDYVDSLKELHVFVAQCKDLAAADIKKQRSDPYVKTYLLPDKGKMGKKKTVVVKKTLNPVYNEILRYKIEKHILKTQKLNLSVWHRDTFKRNSFLGEVELDLETWDWDNKQNKQLKWYLLKRKTAPVALEAENRGEMKLALQYVPEPVPVTGKKLPTTGEVHIWVKECLDLPLLKGHHLNSFVKCTILPDTSRKSRQKTRAVGKTTNPVFNHTMVYDGFRPEDLTEACVELTVWDHHKLTNQFLGGLRIGFGKGKSYDTEVDWMDSTSEEVALWEKMVNSPNTWIEAILPLRMLLVAKISK; encoded by the exons CTCCAGTTGGGCAAATCCAGCTCCCACTATGATTGATATGTCCCGGGAACACACAAGGAAGTTGGCTGTGTCTCCAGCTAAG CAAAGGAAGAACCCATTTAATAGTTCCCAGTTGCCAGATGATCACTTATCTCAGCACACCAAAAATGAGCAATggtttccaaaaaatggaaggacTGGTTTCTTTCAGACTTCAAAGGAgg gTGCATTGTCACAATCAAAAGAAAAGTTGTCTGTCCTGGATATTTCAAGTCAAAAGTCAGAGGAACCAAAGCAGATTTTTCCAAGCCCTGAGAATGGATCCCAGATCAAAGCTCCCATCCCCAAAGCCAGGAAAATGATCTACAAAGCACATGATTCAAAGCAAGATGGCCACCAGCCTTTTCCTAGGCAAAGCGCAGACTCCCTGCACCCCAGAGGGGCTCCCCGAGGAATCCTGAAGCGCAACTCCAGTTCCAGCAGCACAGACTCAGAAACTGTTCGTTTTCCTCAGAACTTTGAACCCAAAAGCAAAATTGTGTCACCTGGCCTAACCATCCATGAGAGAATTTCTGAGAAGGAGCATTCTTTAGAAGACGACTCCTCTTCAAACTCCCTGGAACCCTTAAAGCATGTGAGATTCTCTGCAGTGCAGGATGAACCCCAGCAGAGTCCTGGGCTAATCCATGGCCATGAAGTAGGAGAGTTCAGTGTTTTAGAATCTGATAGGTTGAAAAATGGAACAGAAGATGGAGGAGACATAGACGAGTTTTGGGGTGACCCTAAACCTTCCCAAAACAGAAAGCCTTTGTCTTCACGTCAATCAGCTTTAAGCCCAAGGGCATCCCAAAGTGAAGCACATCAGCCAACCTCTTCTGATTCTTCTCCAATTAATGGGTACCATTCTCCCTCAGAAGTTTTAACTACAAGACCACCGTCCATTGAGAATTTGCTCACCATCAGTGAATACAAAGCTAAATCATCAGAATTATCAAGGCTTGAATCAGAATTGTCCAAAAGCCCTGCTG ATGAACTGCCTTGTGTTGAGCCTGAGCCACCTCAGGTGCCAGACTGCAGTTCTAGAGACCATCAGCAAGGTAAGCCCCTTCTTCTCCAGGCCCTAAAAGCTAAGACGTCCTCACGCTCTGGTCCACATACTACTGAGATAAGGAAGACAACTGATGATTCCATATCTAAAGTCCTAGACTGGTTTAATCGAAGTTCTCATTCAGATGACAATGAGTCACTTCTCCAACATCCTCACAGAGTAGAAcccaaagaaaaaacagactcaAAACCACAGATTGCTATTGCCTTGGTGACAGATGATACCAGTCTAAAAGGAGATGATGCAAAGGCTCCGTTATCCACCAAAGTTGAATCGACATCTGTGGGATCTGAATCAGCACTCCAGGTGGAAGGAAATATGCTGCCTTCTGAAAACTGCCAAGATAATAATGTGAATATCAAACCCAAGTCTATTAATTTGTCCCGACAAGGACAAGGCAAAGAATGTCCAGGCACATTGCAAGCATTTGAAATCTGCAGTCCAAATCAAGGAATTAAACCTATGGACTCTAGCCAAACAGACAATACAGAAGGAAATGGGGTACTTCCCCCAGCCAGTAACTATTCCTACAGTGCTCTCAAAGGATCTGATGCAGAAGACCAACTTCTGAGCAACAGTAAGGATGTTGGCAGCTTAGATGAAGATGAGCCCAAGCTTcatgtatatgaaaaaaaaagagaaaactcaaaaCTGAATTTTGATTCTTCAATGACTGACAAAGAACCAAGGTTGAAAGACAACATGAAAGCAGAGAGAGTGAGTGAAGGAGGAGATGCTTACATCCCAAAAGCTTTGTTAGAGCCAGAAAATATTGTGTCCCCACCTGGGGCTGCCAATGGCAAACCTCCTTGGAAGAAGACCGAGGCCCAACTACAGCAAGACACCCATGAGCTTCCCAAGTACCAAGTGCAAAGAGAGAAGTACAAAAGGGTGAGTGATAGAATATCCTTTTGGGAAGGTGAGAAAGCTGCTGCTAAGTTAACTCATAAAGAGCCCATACCCTCCTGCAGTCAGAGAAGTCCTTCTGCTGAAGCACATCAGCCTGTAAAGCCTATGGACAGTTTATCTTCAGGACAGAGTAAATATAATCAAGCCACTGCCAAACAAGTGGTCCTACACAAGGATGGCCAAGCAGCCCATCTTTCTAGTTTTTATCCCTCAAATAAACCTAAAGAGACCAGGCCCCAAATATCAGGTCCATCCAAAAATTATCCTTCAGCTGACCAATCAGGCAAAGTGTCTCTGTTCCAGAATAAGAGACATGAGCCTATACAAAGATTGCCAGTGGCAGACAGCTTGCATTCTGGAAGGGACATTGCTTTGCCAGCACTGCGACATCCTTCCAATGTTGGAAATGAAATACATACTCCTTTGGAGAAAGACCATTCCCTAATTGGTGAATTGAATCCCAACTTTAAAGTTATGGCCCTaaaagaaagaatggatgaaCCCAATACAGAACAGATCTATAATCACTCTCAATTTGAGAATCTGAGAAAGTTTTGGGACTTAGGAGCCAATCCAAATAGTCAAGATAATGTTGAGAAGAACACTACCATGACAAACCAAAAAAAGTATGTGCCTTTCAGTAGCCAGAAACATAAAGAATTCAGTGGCATGACATCATCAGAGAAAAATGTCCATGAAGTAGAGATGCTAAGCCTccaaaaagttccagcaagggAGGAAATAGAGAAATTAAACTCAAAGTGTACAGTCGAGGTGTTGCCAGATGAAACCACATTTCCATTGAGACCACCCGGAAAGTCTGCTCATCTGTTGCCAGGAAATGAGCCATCAAAGGAAAATGTGAAAACGAATACAGAATGGATTGTTACTCCAGTGTTCAAGGAAGAAAAGGATTACTCAGACCAAGAGATTCAAGAATCCATGGTGAAAACAAGTGTTTTGCCTAAAGACTACAAAGACACTTTTAATGACAGTTCACAGAAGCTGCTTTCAGAAGCTTCATCACCAGCAATCCAACCTTCTGATGGAAAAGCTCATGGAAAACCAGTGCTTGAACCAGGTGGTTCTGAAAATAGGACAGGGTCTCAAAAGACAGATTTTGCTAATACTGAGGAAGAAGCCAAAGGACATAAAGAGATCATTAATGAGCATGTAGCCAAAACAGTAGCTCCTCCAAAGTTCAAACTGGACACTTTGACTACTAGTCTAGACAAACTCCTGAAGGAAGCCACTGGAACTTTACCCTCTCCCTTGCAAACCAAGTTGGAACCTGTTACCACTAGTAACAACTCTGAACCTgaagagagtagagtttctgaaAAGGGGATAGAATGGAGTCACAGCGCATCAGTCtaccagaaagaaataaaagttccTTTTCTAAAGGGTGaagaaactttggaaaatacagttcTTCCCCCGAAAGTTCAAAGCGGTGAGTGCCAACTAAACATGGAGAACTTGTTTCAGATGGCTGCAGAAGGTTCTCACCCATTGGATCAAACTTGCCATCTTCACAGAAAGGGTTCTTTTGAGGATGTGGCCACCTCTCCCCAAGATATGCCTTCTTCCAGCATTACTCATCTTGCTCCTCAGGATAAGGCACTACATTCTCAAAGGGAAATCTCAGAGACTGTAGAAAAAGTCATTCTTCCATCCAAACCTGTATTGGAAGATGTAAATGCTGTATTACAGAAGCTACTTAAAGAGGCTTGGTTGAGTTGTCCAGTTGGGAGGGAAATAGTTCCTGGAAAAGTAAAAGCAGAATTTCCTGAAGGAGTACAGGCAGCAGGTAGCCCCCCAAATTCTTTGGGAGTTATCCCGCCATGGGCTACAATGAACATCACAGTTCCAGACAGAAAGGATTTGTATTCCCTCAGGGTACTGCCTAATGAAACTCAGGAAGCTGGGTCTCACTTAGCTGCCCAAATATCTCCATCTGTACAAATGCTTAGCTCATTGGGTCTCGCTGTTGCTCAGTATGGCAAAGAGTTACCTCAGGAAGTGGCAGAAATTGTGAGGGAAACAATTATTCAGCCTAAATCAGGGCATGATGAATTCAGTGCTGGCTTAGACAAACTACTGAAGGAAACTATTGGAACTCCCTCCTCAAAATTTGAAAGTGGTACAGGAACTCTTTCTCCATCAAAGGTAATAGGTAGTACTGAGGTGCCCAGGCGAGCTGCTCCTGGATTCCATCCTGAGGAAATACAAGAAACAGTTAAAAAATCTGAGGCTCCATCAATAATGGAGACTGCTTTTGATACTGGTTTTGAGAAACTCTTTAAAGAGACATCTGAAGCTCCTTACTTTCAGCTCCAGGTGTCAGTGAAGGAAGGAACTCCTGAGAAGGGGCCTCCACAGTCAGGGCAGGCCAGTTTCTTAGGCACAGTGCCCCAGTTTTTCTGGGCAGCCTCAGAGGCCTCTGAAATGAAGCTTAAGAATGTTTTCAAACCTCAAGCTGACCAATGTGATAAAATGTTGGGAGGAGACAAACCTGTGACTGGTTTATCAGTAGATCTCTCTGGTTCTGAAAGTGGGGTTGAGATCCCTGGAACCCCACAACTGTGTGTGGACCATAAAATAGGGACCAGGGGAACTATGAAACCCACAGAGGGCAGGGATAGTGAAAGTGAGGCTGCAGGGGTTCGAGAAGGTTCCTTTCGGGAACCTGGCTTCGAAGAGTTTCCGATAACAATCAGTATGTCCAGATATAGGCAACCCATTCCTTTCCTGATGAACAGAGAAAGCCCTGCAAAAACAAGTGGAGTTGAATTGATCCTGGCACCCCCATGTAAGagacaagaggaagaaaaaggtttCTCTGACTCAGATTTTTCAGATGGAAACATTGGTTCTAATTCGGGAAGCTGGAGAAATACCTCCA GTTCAGAAGAAGAACCCAGTCCTGTTTTGAAAGCTTTGGAAAGGAGTGCTGCTAGGAAAATGCCTTCCAAAAGTCTAGAAGACATTTCGTCAGATTCATCAA ATCAAGCAAAAGTAGATAATCTGCCAGAAGAATTAGTACATAGTGCTGAAGATG ATCAAAAAGCAGATCAGGAGCCAGATACAAATGAATGCATACCAGGAA TTTCCACAGTGCCTTCACAACCTGATAATCAGTTTTCCCACCCTGACAAACTCAAAAGGATGAGCAAGTCTGTTCCAGCATTTCTGCAAGATGAG AGTGATGACAGAGAAACAGATACAGCATCAGAAAGCAGTTACCAGCTCAGCAGACACAAGAAGAGCCCCAGCTCTTTAACCAATCTTAGCAGCTCCTCTGGCATGACGTCCTTGTCTTCT GTGAGCGGCAGCGTGATGAGTGTTTATAGTGGAGACTTTGGCAATCTGGAAGTAAAAGGAAGCATTCAGTTTGCAGTTGACTATGTGGACTCACTGAAGGAgctgcatgtgtttgtggcccAGTGTAAAGACTTAGCAGCAGCAGATATTAAGAAACAGCGTTCGGACCC ATATGTAAAGACCTATCTGTTACCAGACAAGGGCAAAATGGGCAAGAAGAAAACCGTTGTAGTGAAGAAAACTTTGAATCCTGTGTATAACGAGATACTGCGG TATAAGATCGAAAAGCACATCTTAAAGACACAGAAGCTGAACCTGTCCGTTTGGCATCGGGATACGTTTAAGCGCAATAGTTTTCTAGGGGAAGTGGAACTTGACTTGGAAACTTGGGACTGGGAcaataaacagaataaacaatTGAAGTGGTACCTTCTGAAGCGAAAG ACTGCACCGGTTGCCCTTGAAGCAGAAAACAGAGGTGAAATGAAGTTAGCTCTCCAGTATGTCCCAGAGCCAGTTCCTG tTACAGGTAAAAAGCTTCCTACAACTGGCGAAGTGCACATCTGGGTGAAGGAATGTCTTGATCTCCCACTGCTAAAGGGCCAccatctaaattcttttgttAAATG TACCATCCTTCCAGACACAAGTCGGAAAAGTCGCCAGAAGACGAGAGCTGTAGGGAAAACTACCAACCCTGTCTTCAACCACACTATGGTGTACGATGGCTTCAGGCCTGAAGATCTGACAGAAGCCTGTGTGGAGCTTACCGTCTGGGACCACCACAAGTTAACCAACCAGTTTCTGGGAGGTCTTCGGATTGGCTTTGGAAAAG